The following coding sequences lie in one Timaviella obliquedivisa GSE-PSE-MK23-08B genomic window:
- a CDS encoding SRPBCC domain-containing protein encodes MPSLYTQIEINAPKATVWRSLIQKEAWLYWNTFLYDRNPSQPFVQGQTVQLSLRRLREETETEFQPQVTLLIPEVCLRWVTIAPGFRSEHIFELQDVDRDRTKYIHQEHFSGAMTLLFLPFLRQDEQQGLRRMARNLKNYVEAPQSR; translated from the coding sequence ATGCCCAGCCTTTACACGCAAATTGAAATTAATGCCCCTAAAGCTACGGTCTGGCGATCGCTCATCCAAAAAGAAGCCTGGCTTTACTGGAACACCTTCCTCTACGATCGCAACCCTAGCCAGCCTTTTGTCCAAGGTCAAACCGTCCAGCTTTCTCTACGCCGTCTCCGGGAAGAAACCGAAACTGAATTTCAGCCCCAGGTAACGTTGCTAATTCCAGAGGTTTGCTTGCGTTGGGTGACGATCGCGCCTGGTTTTCGCAGCGAACACATTTTTGAGCTTCAGGACGTTGACCGCGATCGGACTAAATATATTCACCAAGAGCATTTTTCTGGTGCAATGACACTGCTGTTCCTACCGTTTCTGCGCCAAGATGAACAGCAAGGTTTAAGACGAATGGCAAGAAACCTTAAAAATTATGTAGAAGCCCCTCAGAGCAGATGA